A stretch of the Bacteroidota bacterium genome encodes the following:
- a CDS encoding KUP/HAK/KT family potassium transporter yields the protein MIDNYKSANTISKLSVGGLIVTLGIVYGDIGTSPLYVMRAIVSGMLKFSPDFIMGAISCIFWTLTLQTTIKYVLITLNADNKGEGGIFALYALIRKKKRWVYVLAIIGGSALIADGIITPSITVVSAVEGLRMVDPGINVIPIALVIITTLFIIQQFGTNAIGKSFGPMMFLWFFMLGLLGIIQVLKYPFIINSLNPYYAFKFLTAFPNGFVLLGAVFLCTTGAEALYSDLGHCGMSNIRVTWVYVKTCLVLNYLGQGAFIIKHPETVVGTNVNPFFVIMPSWFLYTGIIIATVAAIIASQALITGSFTIFSEAIPLNFFPKIKITYPTNIKGQMYIPLVNWFLFVSCIFVVLFFRESSNMEAAYGLSITITMLMTTMLMSYFLQLKKIPHFLIAIFVLIYLTIEGSFLIANLHKFSHGGWFTLMMAGIICTCMYVWYKGRNIKKRFTQFVKIQDYAEILKDLKTDTTIPKYATNLIYLTRADSSTDIESKIIYSIINKQPKRADTYWFLHVDILDEPRTLEYSIETLIPDVLIRIEFRIGFKVDTKINLYFKQVVEDLVHHHEMDMLSRYPSLRKHLIMGDFKFIMIDRIQTVDYEFSPLEQFVMGLYAYIRRIGIPDIKAFGLDTSSAYVEKVPLIVKGTTDINIKRVKPSGF from the coding sequence ATTTTATCATGGGGGCCATTTCCTGTATATTCTGGACCCTTACTTTACAAACCACCATCAAGTATGTTCTGATCACTTTAAATGCAGACAATAAGGGTGAAGGTGGAATTTTTGCTTTGTATGCCCTGATCCGTAAGAAAAAAAGATGGGTTTATGTTCTGGCAATTATTGGCGGAAGCGCCTTAATTGCTGACGGGATTATTACTCCTTCTATTACCGTGGTATCTGCTGTTGAAGGTTTGCGTATGGTTGATCCGGGCATCAACGTCATACCTATTGCCTTGGTTATTATCACAACCCTTTTTATTATTCAGCAGTTTGGTACCAATGCAATTGGCAAATCCTTCGGCCCGATGATGTTTCTCTGGTTTTTTATGCTTGGCCTGTTAGGCATTATTCAGGTTTTAAAATATCCATTCATCATCAATTCACTTAATCCTTATTATGCTTTTAAATTTCTGACTGCTTTTCCAAATGGTTTTGTCCTTTTGGGTGCCGTATTTCTTTGTACTACGGGTGCCGAGGCTTTGTATTCGGATCTGGGGCATTGCGGAATGAGCAACATCAGGGTGACCTGGGTATATGTTAAAACTTGTCTGGTGTTGAACTATCTGGGTCAGGGTGCTTTTATCATCAAACATCCGGAAACGGTTGTAGGAACCAACGTAAATCCTTTCTTTGTGATTATGCCTTCCTGGTTCCTTTATACAGGAATCATTATTGCTACAGTTGCAGCTATTATTGCCAGCCAGGCCTTGATAACCGGTTCGTTCACCATATTCAGCGAAGCCATTCCGTTGAATTTCTTTCCCAAGATAAAGATTACGTATCCGACTAACATCAAGGGGCAGATGTATATTCCTCTGGTTAACTGGTTCCTTTTTGTTTCCTGCATATTTGTGGTTTTGTTTTTCAGGGAGTCCTCCAACATGGAAGCAGCTTACGGTTTGTCCATCACCATCACCATGTTGATGACCACCATGCTGATGTCTTATTTCCTGCAGCTTAAAAAGATCCCTCATTTTTTAATTGCCATTTTTGTACTCATTTATCTGACTATTGAAGGTTCTTTTTTGATTGCAAACCTTCATAAATTCTCACATGGAGGTTGGTTTACCCTTATGATGGCCGGGATTATCTGTACCTGCATGTATGTTTGGTACAAAGGGCGTAACATTAAAAAGCGTTTCACTCAATTTGTTAAAATTCAGGATTATGCCGAAATTTTGAAGGATCTTAAGACCGATACCACCATTCCCAAATATGCAACCAACCTTATTTATCTGACCAGGGCTGATTCCAGTACGGATATTGAGTCAAAAATCATCTATTCCATCATCAATAAACAACCCAAAAGGGCAGATACTTATTGGTTTCTACATGTGGATATTTTGGATGAACCCAGGACCCTGGAGTATTCCATTGAAACACTTATTCCGGATGTATTGATACGCATTGAGTTCCGTATAGGGTTTAAGGTGGATACCAAGATTAACCTTTATTTTAAACAAGTGGTTGAAGACCTGGTGCATCATCACGAGATGGATATGTTGAGCCGTTATCCCTCTTTGCGTAAGCATTTGATCATGGGCGATTTTAAATTTATTATGATAGACCGTATTCAAACCGTGGATTATGAATTTTCGCCTTTAGAGCAATTTGTAATGGGGTTGTATGCTTATATCCGGCGCATAGGTATACCCGATATTAAGGCTTTCGGTTTGGATACAAGCAGTGCTTATGTTGAGAAAGTTCCTTTAATTGTGAAGGGGACTACGGATATTAATATTAAAAGAGTGAAACCTTCTGGTTTTTAA
- a CDS encoding O-methyltransferase translates to MDPALEKYFLSHSDEEDQLLCELSRQTHLKYVNPRMVAGHLQGKILEMISKMIRPSTILEIGTFTGYSTICLAKGLTGEGIMHTIEINDELEDFTTSWFVKAGLADKIKLHLGDALSLIPQLNYSFDLVFIDGEKNEYPAYYNLVFDKVRPGGFILADNVLWSGKVVTEANRPDGSTRGILEFNEMVLNDKRVEKVIFPLRDGLTIIRKK, encoded by the coding sequence ATGGATCCGGCACTTGAAAAATATTTCCTTTCCCATTCAGATGAGGAAGATCAGCTTCTGTGTGAATTAAGCAGGCAGACGCATTTGAAATATGTGAACCCCCGGATGGTGGCCGGCCATCTTCAGGGGAAAATCCTGGAGATGATCAGCAAAATGATTCGTCCGTCAACTATTCTTGAAATCGGCACATTTACAGGTTATTCTACTATTTGTCTGGCTAAAGGGCTCACCGGCGAAGGGATTATGCACACTATTGAAATCAATGATGAACTGGAGGATTTTACCACTTCCTGGTTCGTAAAAGCCGGTTTGGCAGATAAAATTAAGTTACATTTAGGAGATGCCTTATCCCTAATTCCCCAGCTGAATTATTCATTTGACCTGGTTTTCATTGACGGTGAAAAAAATGAATATCCGGCTTACTATAATCTGGTTTTTGATAAGGTTCGTCCAGGAGGTTTTATCCTGGCTGATAATGTTTTGTGGAGCGGGAAAGTTGTTACCGAAGCTAATCGGCCCGACGGTTCGACCCGAGGGATACTGGAATTCAATGAAATGGTGCTGAATGACAAAAGGGTGGAAAAGGTTATTTTCCCTTTGAGGGATGGACTGACAATTATCCGTAAAAAGTAA